A region from the Ptychodera flava strain L36383 chromosome 12, AS_Pfla_20210202, whole genome shotgun sequence genome encodes:
- the LOC139145976 gene encoding RNA-binding protein 25-like yields MTGILAFVMDSETSHAMGLFECIKREVERERGGRLREREREEREREREEREEREGEEERRERRRGEGGGRGGERKREERERGEEERRERGEERRGGEEERGGGEGEERREEREERGERGERERRRRGEREEEEEREERGEERERGGGERRGREERREREEEKERGGRGRREGEERERGGEGRGERERGRERERRGERREERRERGRERGERERRKEREGEEREERERRRREEERGGGERRREERRGGEGEREREEREGERGEERREREREEKRGGEEKERERERERRGREEEGRREGREGEEEEGERERGGEERERREGERRERGGEEEERGEEREERRREEGREEREGGGGEREGGREREGRERERRERGEREERGREEE; encoded by the exons atgacaGGAATTCTGGCTTTTGTCATGGATAGTGAGACGTCTCATGCCATGGGTTTGTTTGAATGCATCAAA AGAgaggtagagagagagagaggggggagacttagagagagagagagagaggagagagagagagagagagaggagagagaggagagagagggagaggaggagaggagagagaggaggagaggaGAGGGAGGAGGGAGAGGAGGAGAGAggaagagagaggagagagagagaggagaggaggagaggagagagagaggagaggagaggaGAGGAGGAGAGGAGGAGAGAGGAGGAGGAGAGGGGgaggagaggagagaggagagagaggagagaggggagaggggagagagagagaggaggaggagaggagagagagaggaggaggaggagagagaggagagaggagaggagagagagagaggaggaggagagaggagagggagagaggagaggagagagagagaggaggagaagGAGAGAGGAGGGAGAGGgaggagagag ggagaggagagggagagaggaggagaggggagaggagagagagagagagggagagagagagagaggagaggagagaggagagaggagaggagggagagagggagagagagaggagagaga gagaggaggaaggagagggagggagaggagagagaggagagagagaggaggaggagagaggaggagagaggaGGAGGGGAGAGgaggagagaggagaggagaggaggagagggggagagagagagagaggagagagaaggagagagaggggaggagaggagagagagagagagagaggagaagagaggaggagaggagaaggagagagagagagagagggagaggagGGGGAGGGAAGAGGAGGGGAGGAGGGAGGGGAGAGAGGGAGAAGAGGAGGagggg gagagggagaggggaggagaggagagagagaggagagagggagagaggagagagagagggggagaggaGGAGGAGAGAGGggaggagagagaggagaggaggaGAGAGGAGGGGAGAGAggagagggagggaggaggaggg gagagagagggagggagagagagagaggggagagagagagagaggagggagaggggagagagagaggagagagggagggaggaggag